The following proteins are encoded in a genomic region of Dasypus novemcinctus isolate mDasNov1 chromosome 3, mDasNov1.1.hap2, whole genome shotgun sequence:
- the FBXL22 gene encoding F-box and leucine-rich protein 22 isoform X1 encodes MHITQLNRECLLHLFSFLDKDSRKNLARTCSQLQAVFEDPMLWPLLHFHSLTELKKDNFLLGPALRSLSICWHSSRVQVCSIEDWLKSTFQRSICSQHESLVNDFLHQVCDRLALKFLGGRSHSTPLRLKHLILRTTGKVPQPGVRHASGLRPRHRRLPSTPAVLLPAPARAAPGELRARHQPHAGGRGGARERAADPSRGLLPQRERGRPASPACRVPTSGPARRAQRDHDPGPATAQRVSRPGLRQVAAALGLPAVGGTPRKAPRGGGSADGAVRSLWF; translated from the exons ATGCACATAACCCAGCTCAACCGGGAGTGCCTGCTGCACCTCTTTTCTTTCCTGGACAAGGACAGCCGGAAGAACCTTGCCAGGACCTGCTCCCAGCTCCAGGCTGTGTTTGAGGACCCCATGCTCTGGCCGCTGCTGCATTTTCATTCCCTCACAGAACTCAAGAAGGACAACTTTCTCCTGGGCCCTGCGCTTAGGAGCCTCTCCATCTGCTGGCACTCGAGCCGGGTGCAGGTTTGCAGCATTGAGGACTGGCTCAAGAGCACTTTCCAGAGGAGCATCTGCAGCCAGCATGAGAGCCTGGTCAATGACTTCCTCCACCAGGTGTGCGACAG ACTTGCTCTAAAGTTTCTTGGGGGAAGGAGTCACTCAACGCCCTTGAGGCTTAAACACCTAATCCTCAGAACCACTGGAAAG GTGCCCCAACCTGGTGTCCGTCACGCTAGCGGGCTGCGGCCACGTCACCGACGACTGCCTAGCACGCCTGCTGTGCTGCTGCCCGCGCCTGCGCGCGCTGCGCCTGGAGAACTGCGCGCGCGTCACCAACCGCACGCTGGCGGCCGTGGCGGCGCACGGGAACGCGCTGCAGACCCTTCACGTGGACTTCTGCCGCAACGTGAGCGCGGCCGGCCTGCGTCGCCTGCGTGCCGCGTGCCCACGTCTGGCCCTGCGCGCCGAGCACAGCGCGACCATGATCCCGGACCAGCTACCGCGCAGCGCGTTTCCCGCCCTGGCCTTCGGCAAGTTGCTGCCGCACTAGGCCTGCCCGCCGTCGGGGGGACGCCCCGCAAGGCCCCCCGCGGCGGAGGGAGCGCGGACGGGGCGGTCAGATCACTCTGGTTTTGA
- the FBXL22 gene encoding F-box and leucine-rich protein 22 isoform X2 encodes MHITQLNRECLLHLFSFLDKDSRKNLARTCSQLQAVFEDPMLWPLLHFHSLTELKKDNFLLGPALRSLSICWHSSRVQVCSIEDWLKSTFQRSICSQHESLVNDFLHQVCDRCPNLVSVTLAGCGHVTDDCLARLLCCCPRLRALRLENCARVTNRTLAAVAAHGNALQTLHVDFCRNVSAAGLRRLRAACPRLALRAEHSATMIPDQLPRSAFPALAFGKLLPH; translated from the exons ATGCACATAACCCAGCTCAACCGGGAGTGCCTGCTGCACCTCTTTTCTTTCCTGGACAAGGACAGCCGGAAGAACCTTGCCAGGACCTGCTCCCAGCTCCAGGCTGTGTTTGAGGACCCCATGCTCTGGCCGCTGCTGCATTTTCATTCCCTCACAGAACTCAAGAAGGACAACTTTCTCCTGGGCCCTGCGCTTAGGAGCCTCTCCATCTGCTGGCACTCGAGCCGGGTGCAGGTTTGCAGCATTGAGGACTGGCTCAAGAGCACTTTCCAGAGGAGCATCTGCAGCCAGCATGAGAGCCTGGTCAATGACTTCCTCCACCAGGTGTGCGACAG GTGCCCCAACCTGGTGTCCGTCACGCTAGCGGGCTGCGGCCACGTCACCGACGACTGCCTAGCACGCCTGCTGTGCTGCTGCCCGCGCCTGCGCGCGCTGCGCCTGGAGAACTGCGCGCGCGTCACCAACCGCACGCTGGCGGCCGTGGCGGCGCACGGGAACGCGCTGCAGACCCTTCACGTGGACTTCTGCCGCAACGTGAGCGCGGCCGGCCTGCGTCGCCTGCGTGCCGCGTGCCCACGTCTGGCCCTGCGCGCCGAGCACAGCGCGACCATGATCCCGGACCAGCTACCGCGCAGCGCGTTTCCCGCCCTGGCCTTCGGCAAGTTGCTGCCGCACTAG
- the FBXL22 gene encoding F-box and leucine-rich protein 22 isoform X3 has product MRAWSMTSSTRLALKFLGGRSHSTPLRLKHLILRTTGKVPQPGVRHASGLRPRHRRLPSTPAVLLPAPARAAPGELRARHQPHAGGRGGARERAADPSRGLLPQRERGRPASPACRVPTSGPARRAQRDHDPGPATAQRVSRPGLRQVAAALGLPAVGGTPRKAPRGGGSADGAVRSLWF; this is encoded by the exons ATGAGAGCCTGGTCAATGACTTCCTCCACCAG ACTTGCTCTAAAGTTTCTTGGGGGAAGGAGTCACTCAACGCCCTTGAGGCTTAAACACCTAATCCTCAGAACCACTGGAAAG GTGCCCCAACCTGGTGTCCGTCACGCTAGCGGGCTGCGGCCACGTCACCGACGACTGCCTAGCACGCCTGCTGTGCTGCTGCCCGCGCCTGCGCGCGCTGCGCCTGGAGAACTGCGCGCGCGTCACCAACCGCACGCTGGCGGCCGTGGCGGCGCACGGGAACGCGCTGCAGACCCTTCACGTGGACTTCTGCCGCAACGTGAGCGCGGCCGGCCTGCGTCGCCTGCGTGCCGCGTGCCCACGTCTGGCCCTGCGCGCCGAGCACAGCGCGACCATGATCCCGGACCAGCTACCGCGCAGCGCGTTTCCCGCCCTGGCCTTCGGCAAGTTGCTGCCGCACTAGGCCTGCCCGCCGTCGGGGGGACGCCCCGCAAGGCCCCCCGCGGCGGAGGGAGCGCGGACGGGGCGGTCAGATCACTCTGGTTTTGA